One genomic segment of Gemmatimonadota bacterium includes these proteins:
- a CDS encoding class C beta-lactamase-related serine hydrolase, translated as MIFALSCGAEPKTPPSTKPDPAVAIKARGDSLELQGTWTAPPGDRLAHSIAGFAKTLCSAVFITGLDPADAAESVGYFTGPYADRKQVKDTLIDRATSTVRLTTISGVTRVARKYGSQGCVALPIGADSVSFTPSIVTSSLPPAERTPWPMGDIVTPAPWPAEIDSARFAAAMDTAFGVPGAMTLGLVVTYRGRIIGERYGTGIGIHTPLESWSMGKSLTGTLMATLINRGAYELMQPAPIPEWQTAGDVRQTIRIADLMRMSSGLRLRSPNDPGFVDSAGYPDHLYLYTGTINSFQYAAARPQQWQPNTVGRYRNTDPVLTNYLIRLAVEKLGENYHAFPRRALFDKIGIRDAVMETDPYGNFLTQGYEFLSARDWARLANLYLQDGVWNGQRLLPAGYVDHVRTPAPAWVADGNPVYGGGFFWVNGDGGWSLPKEAYAMLGAGGQSATIIPSHQLVIVRLGKFQGAREADRALDRAFALVMGSIRN; from the coding sequence GCCCCACCCGGCGACCGTCTGGCCCATTCCATCGCCGGGTTCGCCAAGACCCTCTGCTCGGCGGTCTTTATCACGGGCCTCGACCCGGCGGATGCCGCCGAATCGGTCGGGTACTTCACCGGCCCTTATGCCGACCGCAAGCAAGTCAAAGACACGCTGATCGATCGGGCGACGTCGACCGTCCGGCTGACGACGATCTCCGGCGTGACCCGAGTGGCCCGGAAGTACGGCAGTCAGGGCTGCGTTGCCCTGCCAATCGGTGCCGACTCCGTGTCGTTCACACCGTCGATCGTGACCTCGAGCCTCCCGCCGGCGGAACGAACGCCCTGGCCCATGGGTGATATCGTCACCCCCGCGCCCTGGCCCGCGGAGATTGACTCGGCTCGGTTTGCCGCGGCCATGGACACCGCATTCGGAGTGCCCGGCGCGATGACGTTAGGCTTGGTGGTAACCTACCGGGGCCGGATCATCGGCGAGCGATACGGAACCGGGATCGGCATCCACACCCCCCTCGAGAGCTGGTCGATGGGTAAAAGCCTGACCGGCACCCTGATGGCCACGCTGATCAACCGGGGCGCCTACGAACTGATGCAGCCCGCACCGATTCCCGAATGGCAGACCGCCGGCGACGTCCGCCAGACCATTCGGATCGCCGATTTGATGCGGATGTCCAGTGGTCTCCGGCTCCGGAGCCCGAACGATCCAGGGTTCGTGGATTCAGCCGGGTACCCCGACCATTTGTACCTCTACACCGGCACCATCAACAGCTTCCAATACGCGGCCGCCCGGCCCCAGCAATGGCAACCGAACACGGTTGGCCGGTATCGGAATACCGACCCGGTGCTGACCAACTACTTGATCCGGTTGGCGGTCGAAAAACTGGGAGAGAACTACCACGCCTTCCCGCGACGGGCGCTCTTCGACAAGATCGGGATCCGGGACGCGGTCATGGAGACCGATCCCTACGGCAACTTCCTGACCCAGGGCTATGAGTTTCTGTCGGCCCGCGACTGGGCCCGCCTGGCCAACCTGTACCTGCAAGATGGCGTCTGGAACGGTCAAAGATTACTACCGGCGGGCTACGTCGACCACGTCCGGACCCCGGCGCCGGCGTGGGTGGCCGACGGCAATCCCGTCTACGGCGGCGGCTTCTTCTGGGTCAACGGCGACGGCGGCTGGTCGCTCCCCAAAGAGGCCTATGCGATGCTCGGAGCCGGCGGCCAAAGCGCCACCATCATCCCGTCCCATCAGTTGGTGATCGTCCGGCTCGGGAAATTTCAAGGGGCCCGGGAAGCTGACCGGGCCCTCGACCGGGCATTCGCCCTCGTGATGGGATCCATCCGAAACTGA
- a CDS encoding flap endonuclease — translation MRVHLVDGTYELYRHFFALPPSADRDGNEVGAVIGVLGSMLGMLQDGATHVAVATDHVVESFRNGLWPGYKTGEGIEPNLYRQFHPLEAGLRAMGVVVWAMEAFEADDGLAAGARIAAADERVEQVLICTPDKDLGQCVVGSRVVQFDRRNREIRDEAGVVAKFGVRPGSIPDYLALVGDAADGFPGIRGWGAKSASAVLARYQHLEAIPADSAVWDVSVRGAARLSAALEADRPQALLFRTLATLRDDAPASDSVDELRWTGPRPEFEAVAAALGVPQLGDRARRIAPPSGH, via the coding sequence ATGCGAGTCCATTTGGTCGACGGCACCTACGAGCTCTACCGCCACTTCTTTGCCCTGCCTCCTTCGGCCGATCGGGATGGCAACGAGGTCGGTGCCGTCATCGGCGTCCTGGGATCGATGTTGGGCATGTTGCAGGACGGCGCCACCCATGTGGCGGTGGCCACCGACCATGTGGTCGAGTCGTTCCGGAATGGGCTCTGGCCCGGCTACAAAACCGGGGAAGGCATCGAGCCGAATCTCTACCGGCAGTTCCACCCGCTGGAGGCCGGCCTCCGGGCGATGGGCGTGGTGGTCTGGGCCATGGAGGCGTTCGAGGCCGACGACGGCCTGGCCGCGGGGGCCCGAATTGCGGCCGCCGACGAGCGCGTTGAACAAGTCCTGATTTGCACCCCCGACAAGGATCTCGGCCAGTGCGTCGTCGGCAGCCGGGTGGTGCAGTTCGATCGCCGGAACCGGGAGATCCGGGATGAGGCGGGCGTGGTCGCGAAGTTCGGGGTCAGGCCCGGGTCGATTCCCGACTATCTCGCGTTGGTCGGCGATGCCGCCGACGGGTTCCCGGGCATTCGGGGCTGGGGTGCGAAATCGGCGTCGGCGGTGCTGGCTCGCTATCAACACCTCGAGGCGATTCCGGCCGACTCCGCGGTCTGGGACGTGTCGGTGCGGGGTGCGGCCAGACTTTCCGCCGCCCTCGAGGCCGACCGGCCCCAAGCGCTGCTGTTCCGGACCCTGGCAACGCTCCGGGATGACGCGCCGGCCTCCGATTCAGTGGACGAGTTGCGGTGGACCGGGCCTCGTCCCGAGTTCGAGGCCGTGGCGGCCGCCTTGGGCGTGCCTCAGTTGGGGGACCGGGCCCGCCGGATTGCTCCGCCGTCCGGGCACTAG